The Magnolia sinica isolate HGM2019 chromosome 9, MsV1, whole genome shotgun sequence genome contains a region encoding:
- the LOC131256175 gene encoding uncharacterized protein LOC131256175, which yields MDMDWFSWLSKTGLEPTLVYEYGLAFAHNELEEDDIADFNHDFLQSMGISIAKHRLEILKLAKKEKGVVRRPPISRLVTMIKKIQKCIVKYVRVWACRNSSAIMTVPRKAYGKRWRGAMLRRNKRMMILKQRRLMITDGSPIVGPTAASVVSPIVYDLRYDVNDGEVARSVHGSEKDGDEAGWSNRIEEVRWASMFHDLKPT from the coding sequence atggATATGGACTGGTTCTCATGGCTATCGAAAACGGGCCTCGAACCGACGCTCGTCTACGAATACGGCCTCGCCTTTGCCCACAACGAGCTCGAGGAGGACGACATTGCAGACTTCAACCATGACTTCCTCCAAAGCATGGGCATCTCTATAGCCAAACACAGGCTAGAGATACTCAAGCTGGCCAAGAAGGAGAAGGGAGTGGTCCGGCGGCCGCCAATTTCAAGGCTTGTCACTATGATCAAGAAGATTCAGAAGTGTATAGTTAAGTATGTACGTGTGTGGGCCTGCCGCAACAGCTCAGCAATCATGACAGTGCCGAGGAAGGCATACGGGAAGCGATGGAGGGGAGCGATGCTGAGGAGGAATAAGAGGATGATGATCCTTAAGCAAAGGAGGTTGATGATCACTGATGGTAGTCCAATTGTTGGGCCCACGGCTGCGAGCGTCGTGAGCCCGATAGTCTATGATCTTCGTTATGATGTCAATGATGGTGAGGTAGCTCGCAGTGTCCATGGAAGTGAAAAGGACGGCGATGAAGCGGGTTGGTCGAACCGGATCGAAGAAGTCAGGTGGGCTTCGATGTTTCACGACTTGAAGCCCACATGA